The Scleropages formosus chromosome 11, fSclFor1.1, whole genome shotgun sequence genome window below encodes:
- the usp47 gene encoding ubiquitin carboxyl-terminal hydrolase 47 isoform X6, producing METVPGEETQLVPREIENAGEEPRVLCIIQDTTNAKTVNERLTLNLPASTTVSKLFEDVALKAGYVNGSFHLAWGNMTDMVVLDQSSEMPLSDSGFEPGKKNFLQLTDKDGEQPQLASGESGTVDSSGLDDNTQDRFIGPLPRDGIVGCSNDYSSYSYASILKSETGYVGLVNQAMTCYLNSLLQTLFMTPEFRNALYNWEFEEGEEDPVTSIPYQLQRLFVLLQTSKKRAIETTDVTRSFGWDSSEAWQQHDVQELCRVMFDALEQKWKQTEQADLINQLYQGKLKDYVRCLECGYESWRIDTYLDIPLVIRPYGASQAFGSVEEALQAFIQPETLDGPNQYFCERCKKKCDARKGLRFLHFPYLLTLQLKRFDFDYTTMHRIKLNDRMTFPEELDMSPFIDVEDEKSPQTESCTDSGAENEGSCHSDQMSNDFSTDDAVDEGICLDSASSTERVLKPKSLLTFELFSVMVHSGSAAGGHYYACIKSFSDGQWYSFNDQHVSKITQEDIRKTYGGSSGSRGYYSSAFASSTNAYMLIYRLKDPSRNAKFLDAENFPEHIKRLVQKEKEAEEQEKRQREIERNTCKIKLLCMHPVKMVMMENKLEVHKDKTLREAVEMAYKLMDLEGLVPLDCCRLVKYDEFHEYLERSYEGEEDTPMGLLLGGVKSSYMFDLLLETRRPDQVFQTYKPGEVMVKVHVVSLKNETIASPVSVRAYLNQTVAEFKQLIAQATGLSADTMRVVLERCYNDLRLLYVPNKTLKAEGFFRSNKVFVESSDSADHQVTFTDSLLWKLLDRHGNTIRLFVSLPEQSPGLLANRTSYQKVGDESEDSFGGTKSSTKSVEAILEESTEKLKNLSLQQQQEQQDLGSSNSDSQNTSDVEHADSLSQEVSTASSASAVDNRELENRIQIVGGSGTASDPENQLPSEERSDSDVNNDRSTSSMDSDILSSSHSSDTLCNADSGPIPLANGLDSHSITSSRRSKAHEARKETWDTAEEDSGTDSEYDDSGKSKGEAQYLYFRAEPYCQEDGSGDSHKCLLVHVDKRITLATFKQKLEPFVGVPSSQFKVFRVYANNQEFESVRLNETLSSFSDDNKITIRLGRALKKGEYRVKVYQLLVNDPEPCKFLVDAVFAKGMTVRQSKEELLPLLREQCKLDLSIDRFRLRKKTWKNPGTVFLDYHVYEEDINISSNWEVFLEVLDEPEKMKSMSQLAVLTRQWRPSRMKLELFQEVVLESSSVDELKEKLSELSGIPLENLEFAKGRGTFPCDISVLEINQDLDWNPKVSTLNVWPLYISDDGAVVFYRDKTEEPMELSEEERNELMKKESSRLLKTGQRVNYSPRKEKALKIYLDGGPTKDPGQD from the exons ATAGAGAATGCCGGCGAGGAGCCTAGAGTGCTGTGCATCATCCAGGACACTACCAACGCCAAAACAGTCAATGAGCGGCTGACCCTCAACCTTCCGGCATCCACCACCGTCAGTAAGCTGTTTGAGGACGTTGCCCTCAAGGCAGGCTACGTTAACGGCTCCTTTCACCTGGCATGGGGTAACATGACAGACATG GTTGTGTTGGACCAGAGCAGTGAGATGCCACTGAGTGATTCAGGCTTTGAGCCTGGCAAGAAGAACTTCCTTCAGCTCACCGACAAAGATGGAGAGCAGCCTCAGTTAGCATCG GGTGAGTCAGGCACGGTGGACAGCAGTGGCCTGGATGACAACACCCAGGATCGCTTCATAGGACCCCTTCCCCGAGACGGCATTGTGGGCTGTAGCAACGACTACAGCAGCTACTCTTATGCCTCCATACTTAAGTCGGAGACAG GGTATGTGGGCTTGGTGAACCAGGCAATGACCTGCTACTTGAACAGTCTCCTGCAGACCCTGTTTATGACTCCGGAGTTCAGAAATGCGCTCTATAA TTGGGAGTTcgaggaaggagaagaggacccagtcaCCAGCATCCCTTACCAGCTCCAGAGGCTCTTTGTCCTGTTGCAGACCAGCAAGAAGCGTGCCATCGAGACCACAGATGTGACTCGTAGCTTCGGCTGGGATAGCAGCGAAG CTTGGCAGCAGCACGATGTCCAGGAGCTCTGTAGAGTTATGTTTGATGCTCTGGAGCAGAAATGGAAGCAAACCGAACAG GCCGACCTTATCAATCAGCTCTACCAGGGAAAACTGAAGGACTATGTGCGCTGCCTGGAGTGTGGATACGAGAGCTGGAGGATCGACACCTACCTGGACATCCCGCTGGTCATTCGGCCCTATGGGGCCAGCCAGGCTTTTGGGAGTGTG GAAGAGGCCCTCCAGGCTTTCATACAGCCGGAGACGCTTGATGGGCCCAACCAGTACTTCTGTGAGCGCTGCAAGAAGAAATGCGATGCGCGAAAG GGCCTGCGGTTTCTACACTTTCCCTACCTACTGACACTTCAGCTAAAACGCTTTGACTTTGACTACACCACTATGCACCGCATCAAACTGAATGACCGCATGACCTTCCCAGAGGAGCTTGACATGAGCCCTTTCATCGATGTGGAAGATGAG AAGTCTCCCCAGACAGAGAGCTGCACAGACAGTGGAGCAGAGAATGAAGGCAGCTGCCACAGTGACCAGATGAGCAATGACTTCTCTACAGACGATGCTGTGGATGAGGGCATCTGCTTGGACAGCGCGAGCAGCACAGAGAGGGTACTCAAGCCAAAG AGCTTGCTGACTTTTGAGCTGTTCTCGGTCATGGTGCACTCGGGCAGTGCAGCTGGTGGCCACTACTATGCCTGCATCAAGTCCTTCAGCGATGGCCAGTGGTACAGCTTCAATGACCAGCATGTCAGCAAG ATCACGCAGGAGGACATCCGGAAGACATACGGCGGATCCTCAGGGAGCAGGGGTTATTACTCCAGTGCCTTTGCCAG CTCTACGAACGCATACATGCTCATCTACAGGTTGAAGGATCCTTCAAGGAATGCAA AGTTTTTAGATGCGGAAAACTTCCCTGAACACATAAAGCGCCTGGtccagaaggagaaggaggctgAAGAGCAGGAAAAACGGCAGAGGGAGATTGAGCGCAACACGTGCAAG ATCAAGTTGCTCTGTATGCATCCGGTGAAGATGGTGATGATGGAGAACAAGCTGGAGGTACACAAGGACAAGACGTTGAGGGAGGCCGTGGAGATGGCGTACAAG ctgatGGATCTGGAAGGCTTGGTCCCACTGGACTGCTGCCGTCTGGTCAAGTATGATGAGTTTCATGAGTACCTGGAGCGCTCTTATGAGGgggaggaggacacacccatGGGTCTGCTGCTGGGCGGAGTGAAGTCCTCATACATGTTCGACCTCCTGCTGGAGACCCGTCGACCTGACCAGGTGTTCCAGACCTATAAACCAGGAG AGGTCATGGTGAAGGTCCATGTGGTGAGCCTGAAGAACGAGACCATCGCCTCCCCAGTGAGCGTCAGGGCCTACCTGAACCAGACTGTTGCTGAGTTCAAACAGCTGATTGCTCAG GCGACGGGGCTTTCTGCAGACACGATGCGTGTTGTCCTGGAGAGGTGTTACAATGACCTTCGGCTCCTCTATGTGCCCAACAAGACGTTGAAAGCTGAAGGGTTCTTCAGGAGTAACAAG GTTTTTGTGGAAAGCTCAGATTCAGCAGATCACCAAGTCACTTTCACTGACTCACTTTTGTGGAAGCTGCTGGATCGCCATGGAAACACCATTAGACTGTTTGTTTCCCTGCCTGAGCAGTCACCTGGCTTATTGGCCAATAGAACTTCTTACCAAAAAGTGGGTGATGAATCGGAGGATTCCTTCGGAGGGACTAAGAGCAGCACTAAGTCTGTGGAGGCTATATTGGAGGAGAGcacagagaagctgaagaacCTGTCcctccaacagcagcaggagcagcaggatctGGGTTCAAGCAACAGTGACAGTCAGAATACCAGTGATGTCGAGCATGCTGACTCTTTGTCCCAGGAGGTGTCCACGGCGTCATCTGCTTCTGCTGTTGATAACCGGGAGCTGGAAAACCGGATTCAGATTGTTGGTGGAAGCGGCACTGCCTCAGACCCGGAGAACCAGCTCCCATCAGAGGAGCGCTCGGACTCGGACGTAAACAATGATCGCAGCACCAGCTCCATGGACAGTGACATCCTGAGCTCCAGTCACAGCAGCGACACATTGTGCAATGCCGACAGCGGGCCCATTCCGCTGGCCAATGGCCTGGACAGCCACAGCATTACCAGCAGCCGCCGCTCCAAGGCCCACGAGGCCCGCAAAGAGACGTGGGACACAGCTGAAGAGGACTCGGGCACCGACAGCGAATATGACGACAGTGGAAAGAGCAAGGGCGAAGCCCAGTACCTGTACTTCCGGGCAGAGCCCTACTGTCAAGAGGATGGTTCTGGAGACAGCCATAAAT GTTTATTAGTCCATGTCGATAAGAGGATAACATTGGCAACCTTCAAGCAGAAGCTGGAACCCTTTGTGGGGGTCCCATCTTCCCAGTTCAAGGTCTTCCGGGTTTATGCCAACAACCAGGAGTTTGAGAGCGTACGGCTAAATGAGACACTTTCCTCCTTCTCTGATGACAACAAG ATAACCATTCGGTTGGGAAGAGCACTGAAGAAGGGCGAGTATCGAGTGAAGGTGTACCAGTTATTAGTGAATGACCCTGAG CCGTGTAAGTTCCTGGTGGATGCTGTCTTTGCCAAGGGCATGACTGTAAGACAGTCTAAGGAGGAGCTCCTTCCCTTGCTCAGAGAGCAGTGCAAGCTGGACCTCAGTATTGACAG ATTCCGATTAAGGAAGAAAACATGGAAGAACCCGGGCACAGTGTTTCTGGATTACCATGTCTATGAGGAAGACATCAATATTTCCAGTAATTGGGAGGTCTTCCTGGAAGTTCTTGATG AGCCAGAAAAAATGAAGTCCATGTCCCAGCTTGCGGTGCTGACTCGCCAGTGGAGACCTTCCCGCATGAAGTTGGAGCTCTTCCAGGAGGTTGTACTGGAGAGCAGCAGTGTGGATGAGCTCAAGGAAAAG CTCAGTGAACTGAGTGGAATTCCCCTTGAAAACCTAGAATTTGCCAAG GGCAGAGGGACTTTTCCTTGTGACATTTCAGTGTTGGAGATCAACCAGGACCTAGACTGGAATCCCAAAGTGTCCACTCTCAATGTGTGGCCCCTGTACATCAGTGATGATGGTGCTGTGGTTTTCTACAG agaCAAGACGGAGGAGCCCATGGAGCTCTCGGAGGAGGAGCGCAACGAACTGATGAAGAAGGAGAGCAGCCGGCTGCTGAAGACGGGCCAACGGGTTAACTACTCCCCTCGCAAGGAGAAGGCGCTCAAGATCTACCTTGATGGGGGACCCACCAAAGACCCAGGGCAGGACTGA
- the usp47 gene encoding ubiquitin carboxyl-terminal hydrolase 47 isoform X4 produces MLKNLKTILNLMSNLKKKKLSDAVPSEQIENAGEEPRVLCIIQDTTNAKTVNERLTLNLPASTTVSKLFEDVALKAGYVNGSFHLAWGNMTDMVVLDQSSEMPLSDSGFEPGKKNFLQLTDKDGEQPQLASGESGTVDSSGLDDNTQDRFIGPLPRDGIVGCSNDYSSYSYASILKSETGYVGLVNQAMTCYLNSLLQTLFMTPEFRNALYNWEFEEGEEDPVTSIPYQLQRLFVLLQTSKKRAIETTDVTRSFGWDSSEAWQQHDVQELCRVMFDALEQKWKQTEQADLINQLYQGKLKDYVRCLECGYESWRIDTYLDIPLVIRPYGASQAFGSVEEALQAFIQPETLDGPNQYFCERCKKKCDARKGLRFLHFPYLLTLQLKRFDFDYTTMHRIKLNDRMTFPEELDMSPFIDVEDEKSPQTESCTDSGAENEGSCHSDQMSNDFSTDDAVDEGICLDSASSTERVLKPKSLLTFELFSVMVHSGSAAGGHYYACIKSFSDGQWYSFNDQHVSKITQEDIRKTYGGSSGSRGYYSSAFASSTNAYMLIYRLKDPSRNAKFLDAENFPEHIKRLVQKEKEAEEQEKRQREIERNTCKIKLLCMHPVKMVMMENKLEVHKDKTLREAVEMAYKLMDLEGLVPLDCCRLVKYDEFHEYLERSYEGEEDTPMGLLLGGVKSSYMFDLLLETRRPDQVFQTYKPGEVMVKVHVVSLKNETIASPVSVRAYLNQTVAEFKQLIAQATGLSADTMRVVLERCYNDLRLLYVPNKTLKAEGFFRSNKVFVESSDSADHQVTFTDSLLWKLLDRHGNTIRLFVSLPEQSPGLLANRTSYQKVGDESEDSFGGTKSSTKSVEAILEESTEKLKNLSLQQQQEQQDLGSSNSDSQNTSDVEHADSLSQEVSTASSASAVDNRELENRIQIVGGSGTASDPENQLPSEERSDSDVNNDRSTSSMDSDILSSSHSSDTLCNADSGPIPLANGLDSHSITSSRRSKAHEARKETWDTAEEDSGTDSEYDDSGKSKGEAQYLYFRAEPYCQEDGSGDSHKCLLVHVDKRITLATFKQKLEPFVGVPSSQFKVFRVYANNQEFESVRLNETLSSFSDDNKITIRLGRALKKGEYRVKVYQLLVNDPEPCKFLVDAVFAKGMTVRQSKEELLPLLREQCKLDLSIDRFRLRKKTWKNPGTVFLDYHVYEEDINISSNWEVFLEVLDEPEKMKSMSQLAVLTRQWRPSRMKLELFQEVVLESSSVDELKEKLSELSGIPLENLEFAKGRGTFPCDISVLEINQDLDWNPKVSTLNVWPLYISDDGAVVFYRDKTEEPMELSEEERNELMKKESSRLLKTGQRVNYSPRKEKALKIYLDGGPTKDPGQD; encoded by the exons ATGTTGAAAAACTTGAAAACCATCTTAAATTTGATGTCaaatttgaaaaagaagaagctttctgatgcagtgcctTCAGAACAG ATAGAGAATGCCGGCGAGGAGCCTAGAGTGCTGTGCATCATCCAGGACACTACCAACGCCAAAACAGTCAATGAGCGGCTGACCCTCAACCTTCCGGCATCCACCACCGTCAGTAAGCTGTTTGAGGACGTTGCCCTCAAGGCAGGCTACGTTAACGGCTCCTTTCACCTGGCATGGGGTAACATGACAGACATG GTTGTGTTGGACCAGAGCAGTGAGATGCCACTGAGTGATTCAGGCTTTGAGCCTGGCAAGAAGAACTTCCTTCAGCTCACCGACAAAGATGGAGAGCAGCCTCAGTTAGCATCG GGTGAGTCAGGCACGGTGGACAGCAGTGGCCTGGATGACAACACCCAGGATCGCTTCATAGGACCCCTTCCCCGAGACGGCATTGTGGGCTGTAGCAACGACTACAGCAGCTACTCTTATGCCTCCATACTTAAGTCGGAGACAG GGTATGTGGGCTTGGTGAACCAGGCAATGACCTGCTACTTGAACAGTCTCCTGCAGACCCTGTTTATGACTCCGGAGTTCAGAAATGCGCTCTATAA TTGGGAGTTcgaggaaggagaagaggacccagtcaCCAGCATCCCTTACCAGCTCCAGAGGCTCTTTGTCCTGTTGCAGACCAGCAAGAAGCGTGCCATCGAGACCACAGATGTGACTCGTAGCTTCGGCTGGGATAGCAGCGAAG CTTGGCAGCAGCACGATGTCCAGGAGCTCTGTAGAGTTATGTTTGATGCTCTGGAGCAGAAATGGAAGCAAACCGAACAG GCCGACCTTATCAATCAGCTCTACCAGGGAAAACTGAAGGACTATGTGCGCTGCCTGGAGTGTGGATACGAGAGCTGGAGGATCGACACCTACCTGGACATCCCGCTGGTCATTCGGCCCTATGGGGCCAGCCAGGCTTTTGGGAGTGTG GAAGAGGCCCTCCAGGCTTTCATACAGCCGGAGACGCTTGATGGGCCCAACCAGTACTTCTGTGAGCGCTGCAAGAAGAAATGCGATGCGCGAAAG GGCCTGCGGTTTCTACACTTTCCCTACCTACTGACACTTCAGCTAAAACGCTTTGACTTTGACTACACCACTATGCACCGCATCAAACTGAATGACCGCATGACCTTCCCAGAGGAGCTTGACATGAGCCCTTTCATCGATGTGGAAGATGAG AAGTCTCCCCAGACAGAGAGCTGCACAGACAGTGGAGCAGAGAATGAAGGCAGCTGCCACAGTGACCAGATGAGCAATGACTTCTCTACAGACGATGCTGTGGATGAGGGCATCTGCTTGGACAGCGCGAGCAGCACAGAGAGGGTACTCAAGCCAAAG AGCTTGCTGACTTTTGAGCTGTTCTCGGTCATGGTGCACTCGGGCAGTGCAGCTGGTGGCCACTACTATGCCTGCATCAAGTCCTTCAGCGATGGCCAGTGGTACAGCTTCAATGACCAGCATGTCAGCAAG ATCACGCAGGAGGACATCCGGAAGACATACGGCGGATCCTCAGGGAGCAGGGGTTATTACTCCAGTGCCTTTGCCAG CTCTACGAACGCATACATGCTCATCTACAGGTTGAAGGATCCTTCAAGGAATGCAA AGTTTTTAGATGCGGAAAACTTCCCTGAACACATAAAGCGCCTGGtccagaaggagaaggaggctgAAGAGCAGGAAAAACGGCAGAGGGAGATTGAGCGCAACACGTGCAAG ATCAAGTTGCTCTGTATGCATCCGGTGAAGATGGTGATGATGGAGAACAAGCTGGAGGTACACAAGGACAAGACGTTGAGGGAGGCCGTGGAGATGGCGTACAAG ctgatGGATCTGGAAGGCTTGGTCCCACTGGACTGCTGCCGTCTGGTCAAGTATGATGAGTTTCATGAGTACCTGGAGCGCTCTTATGAGGgggaggaggacacacccatGGGTCTGCTGCTGGGCGGAGTGAAGTCCTCATACATGTTCGACCTCCTGCTGGAGACCCGTCGACCTGACCAGGTGTTCCAGACCTATAAACCAGGAG AGGTCATGGTGAAGGTCCATGTGGTGAGCCTGAAGAACGAGACCATCGCCTCCCCAGTGAGCGTCAGGGCCTACCTGAACCAGACTGTTGCTGAGTTCAAACAGCTGATTGCTCAG GCGACGGGGCTTTCTGCAGACACGATGCGTGTTGTCCTGGAGAGGTGTTACAATGACCTTCGGCTCCTCTATGTGCCCAACAAGACGTTGAAAGCTGAAGGGTTCTTCAGGAGTAACAAG GTTTTTGTGGAAAGCTCAGATTCAGCAGATCACCAAGTCACTTTCACTGACTCACTTTTGTGGAAGCTGCTGGATCGCCATGGAAACACCATTAGACTGTTTGTTTCCCTGCCTGAGCAGTCACCTGGCTTATTGGCCAATAGAACTTCTTACCAAAAAGTGGGTGATGAATCGGAGGATTCCTTCGGAGGGACTAAGAGCAGCACTAAGTCTGTGGAGGCTATATTGGAGGAGAGcacagagaagctgaagaacCTGTCcctccaacagcagcaggagcagcaggatctGGGTTCAAGCAACAGTGACAGTCAGAATACCAGTGATGTCGAGCATGCTGACTCTTTGTCCCAGGAGGTGTCCACGGCGTCATCTGCTTCTGCTGTTGATAACCGGGAGCTGGAAAACCGGATTCAGATTGTTGGTGGAAGCGGCACTGCCTCAGACCCGGAGAACCAGCTCCCATCAGAGGAGCGCTCGGACTCGGACGTAAACAATGATCGCAGCACCAGCTCCATGGACAGTGACATCCTGAGCTCCAGTCACAGCAGCGACACATTGTGCAATGCCGACAGCGGGCCCATTCCGCTGGCCAATGGCCTGGACAGCCACAGCATTACCAGCAGCCGCCGCTCCAAGGCCCACGAGGCCCGCAAAGAGACGTGGGACACAGCTGAAGAGGACTCGGGCACCGACAGCGAATATGACGACAGTGGAAAGAGCAAGGGCGAAGCCCAGTACCTGTACTTCCGGGCAGAGCCCTACTGTCAAGAGGATGGTTCTGGAGACAGCCATAAAT GTTTATTAGTCCATGTCGATAAGAGGATAACATTGGCAACCTTCAAGCAGAAGCTGGAACCCTTTGTGGGGGTCCCATCTTCCCAGTTCAAGGTCTTCCGGGTTTATGCCAACAACCAGGAGTTTGAGAGCGTACGGCTAAATGAGACACTTTCCTCCTTCTCTGATGACAACAAG ATAACCATTCGGTTGGGAAGAGCACTGAAGAAGGGCGAGTATCGAGTGAAGGTGTACCAGTTATTAGTGAATGACCCTGAG CCGTGTAAGTTCCTGGTGGATGCTGTCTTTGCCAAGGGCATGACTGTAAGACAGTCTAAGGAGGAGCTCCTTCCCTTGCTCAGAGAGCAGTGCAAGCTGGACCTCAGTATTGACAG ATTCCGATTAAGGAAGAAAACATGGAAGAACCCGGGCACAGTGTTTCTGGATTACCATGTCTATGAGGAAGACATCAATATTTCCAGTAATTGGGAGGTCTTCCTGGAAGTTCTTGATG AGCCAGAAAAAATGAAGTCCATGTCCCAGCTTGCGGTGCTGACTCGCCAGTGGAGACCTTCCCGCATGAAGTTGGAGCTCTTCCAGGAGGTTGTACTGGAGAGCAGCAGTGTGGATGAGCTCAAGGAAAAG CTCAGTGAACTGAGTGGAATTCCCCTTGAAAACCTAGAATTTGCCAAG GGCAGAGGGACTTTTCCTTGTGACATTTCAGTGTTGGAGATCAACCAGGACCTAGACTGGAATCCCAAAGTGTCCACTCTCAATGTGTGGCCCCTGTACATCAGTGATGATGGTGCTGTGGTTTTCTACAG agaCAAGACGGAGGAGCCCATGGAGCTCTCGGAGGAGGAGCGCAACGAACTGATGAAGAAGGAGAGCAGCCGGCTGCTGAAGACGGGCCAACGGGTTAACTACTCCCCTCGCAAGGAGAAGGCGCTCAAGATCTACCTTGATGGGGGACCCACCAAAGACCCAGGGCAGGACTGA